The segment TATATCCTGTTCAAATGAATTATCGCTAAGCAGTATTCCAATCATTTTTTCTACCATCCAATATCCCTCTGCCTGTATATCACATCCGCCCGAAGGCCGCCTTCTCTATTCCAGCAGCTTTCCCTTATAGGGCGCCAGCGGATTATATTTTTTCTCATCCCCGATGGTTGTATAGCCCAGATGTCCCGGATATACATTCACATCATCGGGAAGCTCAAACAGCTTGTCGAGCACAGAGTGGAGAAGCTGCACGGAACTGCCTCCCGGCAGATCCACACGCCCGTAGGAGCCCTCAAACAGAGTATCGCCTGCAAACAGAGCCTTTTCACTCTCCACATAGTAGCAGCAGGAGCCTGTGGTGTGGCCCGGTGTGCCAATCACCTGAAACTCATATCCGATCATGGAAAATTTCTCCCCGTCTCTCAGCCACACATCCGCCTCTTCGCGGATGATGGTTCCCAGAAGGCTCTTTGACAGATTCAGGTTCTCGTCTGCCAGAAGCTCCCTCTCCTGATCCAGGGCATACACCTTCGCCCCGGTGGCCTTTTTCACTGCCTCCAGACCTCCGATGTGATCGGAATGGCCATGTGTCAGGAGAATGGCCTTTGTCTGAAGTGAATCACGCTTTAAGGCCTCCGCAATCAGCTCCCCCTGATCTCCCGGATCAATGACAACAGCCTCCCTTGTCTCCTCGTTTGATACAATATAGCAGTTTGTCTGCACATAACCGACTGTCAGCTTCTTAATCTGCATCTGTCTGTTCTCTCCTTTTCCCTCTCTCCATTTTCTTCTGCCGCCTCTCAGGCCCTGGAAGCCGCCTCTGAACCCTGCTCCCGGTCAGAGGGCACGGCATACTCTTTATACAAACACAAAGAGAAAACTGCTTATCCGGCAGTTCTCTCAATGTCTATTACGCCTTCAATCTGTCTCAGCTTGTCGGCCAGTTTATTCAGTTCCTCTATTCCGTGAATGTCGAAGGTCATCATAATCGTGGCCTTCCCCTGCTTGCTGGTTCTCACATTCATGGATTTGATATCAATCTGCCGTTCCGTAAACACCTTGGACAGATCCACAAACATGCCAATCCTGTTGTTTGCAAAAATCTTGATCTCCGTGGTGTACCGCTCTTTTCCTGTCTCGTTTCCAACCGGCTGCTGCCACTCTGCCTCGATAAGCCTTGCCTTCTCGTCCTCCGGCAGGTTGATCACATTGATGCAGTCTGTCCTGTGAATGGAAATGCCGCGGCCTCTCGTCACAAAGCCCACAATCTCGTCTCCCGGCACCGGGCTGCAGCACTTGGAAAACCGCACGGCCAGATCGTCGATCCCCTTGACCACAATGCCGCTCTTGGACTTGCCCGGAGCGATGACGGGAACCTTGTTTCCGTCCCCGATGGAATCGAGGATGGTGGCGTCTGTTTTCTCCTTTTCCAGCTTCTTCGTCCTGGCCTCGAGCATCTTGTTGATTACCTGGCCCTCCTTGAGGCCGCCGTGGCCGATGGAGGCGAGGACGGAATCCCAGTCCTTGAAGGCATACCGCTTCATGACCTTTTCCATAAACTCGGGCTTGTTAATCTCAGAATAATTGATTCCCTTGTTCCGGCAGTACTTGTCGATCATGTCGCGGCCCCGGATAATATTGTCCTCCTTGAGCTCTGCCTTGAACCACTGGTTAATCTTATTCTTGGCCTGCGTGCTCTTGACAATCTTGAGCCAGTCGCGGCTGGGTCCCTTGCTGTTCTGGGAGGTCAGAATCTCAATTCTGTCGCCGTTCTTGATCTCGTAGTCAATATTGACTAACATTCCGTTGACCTTGGCACCCACCATCTTGTTTCCCACCGCGCTGTGGATGGAGTAGGCGAAGTCGATGGGGGTGGAGCCGCTGGGAAGGTTCTTCACGTCGCCGGACGGGGTAAAGCAGAACACGCTGTCAGAAAACAGATCCAGATCGCTTTTCAGGGAATCCAGAAATTCCTTGTTGTCCGACATATCCTTCTGCCACTCCAGAATCTGGCGCAGCCACGACAGCTTCTCCTCCGCGCTGTCCATGGCCGCCTTCGTGCTTCCGCTCTCCTTATACTTCCAGTGGGCTGCAATACCGTACTCAGCCACACGGTGCATCTCATAGGTGCGGATCTGAATCTCAAAGGGCTGGCCGCTGCTTCCGATCAGAGTCGTATGTAAGGACTGATAATTGTTGATCTTCGGCATGGCGATATAGTCCTTAAACCGGCCCGGTATCGGCTTATACAGCTCGTGGATGACGCCCAGAGCCGCGTAACAGTCCTTCACCGTATCCACAATAATCCGCACGGCGAAGAGATCGTAGATCTGATCCAGGGTTTTATTCTGCTTCACCATCTTTTTGTAGATGCTGAAGAAATGCTTCACGCGCCCATCTACCTTGCACTCGATTCCGGCATCGTCCATATGGCTCTTCACCTCATCGACAATCCCCTTCACAAATGCCTCCCTGGCATCCTTCCTGAGGGAGATCTTTTCTGACAGCTCATAGTAGACCTCCGGCTCCAGATACTTGAGGGCCAGATCGTCAAGCTCTGTCTTGATCCTGGAAATTCCCAGCCTGTCAGCGATGGGGGCGTAAATATCCATGGTTTCCCTGGCCTTTTCCCTCTGCTTTTCAGGCTTCATATACTGAAGGGTGCGCATATTGTGAAGGCGGTCGGCCAGCTTTACAAGGATTACGCGGATGTCCTTGGCCATGGCCAGGAACATCTTTCTCAGGTTCTCCGCCTGCATCTCCACCTTGTCCTTGTCCCAGGAAATATTGGTCAGCTTTGTGACGCCGTCCACCAGAAGAGCTACCTCGGCGCCGAACTCCCTGGCCAATCCGTCGGTGGTCATCACCGTATCCTCTACCACATCGTGAAGGATTCCGGCCACGATCGTTTCCTTGTCAAGCTCCAGGTCAGCCAGGATAATAGCCACGCAGAGGGGATGGATGATGTATGGTTCACCCGATTTTCTCTTCTGATCCTTGTGGGCTTCAAAGGCCAGTCTGTATGCCTTCTCCACCATCGAAATATCATCGGACGGATGATACCTCTGGATGCTCACAATCAGATCCTGATACAGCTCCTCCGGGCTCGTAAAGTCTGCCGGCTGCTCCAGCTCCCTATCCAGTTTTTTCATCTGATCCATCTTTTCCATACTCTGCCTCCCAGCTTCAGGCGTCTGCCCCGTTTTCCCTCTGTCGTTTGTGTCGTAAAATCCAGCCTTCTGTCACCCGGCGCAGAGCCGCGTCCAGGCATCCAGGGCGGTTTTCACGGCGGCCGGCACCTGAACCGGCCGCCGACTCCGTTAGAGAATTATCACTATTATAAATTTTTTTGTCGGAAAATGCAATTATTTTCTGTTCTCCCGGATCTGAACCCGATTTTAAACACGTTTCTGCCCTTCCGGCGGCCGGCTTCCGCCAAAGGTCAAACAGCTGTTTTTCAGATCCTGCCCCATTTCATCTCATTTATTCACTCTGGTGTGAAATTCCCTGAAACGGCGCCCATTTTATTCCCGCATCGGCTCTCTTATAGCCTGTGCTCCTGTCCACCGGGCTTACATACTCCCCCTCTCCCAGATACGCTCTGAGATTTCTGCAGCTTATCTCCACAATCCGGTCCAGGGTGTATTCCAGATGGAATCCTCCTGACACATGGGGCGTAATAATCACGTTTTCGCAGTCCCAGAGAGGGCTCTCAGGCGGCAGCGGCTCAGGTTCCGTCACATCCACGCCTGCTCCCAGGAGGTATCCCTCCCTCAGCGCCTCGGCCAGGGCGTCTGTATCCACAGCCGTTCCCCTCCCCACATTGAGAAAGACGGCTCCTCTCTTCATGGAGTGAAGCATTGCGCTGCCGAACAGCCCTCTGGTAGCCTCCGTACCAGGAAGGCATGACGCCACTATATCGGCCTTTCCGAGCTCCTCCTTCAGCGCGTCCATGGTATAGAGCTCATCCACACAGTCAGGCTTTTCGTGGATCGTTCTCCTGATTCCCACAATATAGCTTCCGAACGCTTTCATCCTCACAGCAAACTCCATCCCGATGTCTCCAAGGCCCACAATCAGGACCCGGCTCCCGTAGACAGACCTCACCATCCCCTCATCCTTCCACAGATGCTGCCTCTGGTTTTCCAGATATTTGGGGAATTTTTTCAGAAGGCTTAACACCATTCCCACCATGTGCTCTGAGATGGCGAGCCCGTATGCTCCCGTGGCATTTGTCAGAACCGTATCTACCGGGAGCACCCCCTCTTTCGTATACCCGTCTGTGCCGGCGCTGCTTAGCTGTACCCAGCCAAGGTTCCTGTTTCTCTTTAAAAGCTCAGGCGGAAGATTTCCGATCACACCGTCCACTGTCTCTATCAGCTCCCTGATCTTTTCCATGTCCCTCTCACAGAGAAGCTCAGCCCCCGCAGCAGCCTCTGCAAGCCTTCTTTTATGCCCCTCTGTCACCGGCAGCGTCACTAAAATTCTTCTTTCTGTTCTCCTCTGCTCTCCCATGGTTCCACTGCTCCTTTCTTTTCCTGTTTCGCCGTATCCTGTCTGTTTCTGCCTGTCATAACAGCAGAGCCGGCACTTTGCTTTTCTTTAAAATTTTTCCTTTAAGATTTGTCTTCCTTACGGAAAATGCCGGAATGCCTCATTTCTTTGGCATTCCGGCATTTTGTGCCTACTTACCCTCGTACACAATCAGGGATTCCACCTGATATTTTTCCAGCTTCTTTCTTCCCTCAAGGCCTGCCAGCTCCATGACAAAGCAGATCCTTACAACCTCTCCTCCAAGGCTCTCGATGAGCTTGCAGATCGCCTCCATGGTTCCTCCTGTGGCAATCAGATCGTCGATAATGACAACCTTCTGGCCCGGCCTGATGGAATCCTCATGCATCTCAATCTCCGCGCTGCCGTATTCCAGATCATATGCCATGGAAACGGTCTTGCAGGGCAGCTTTCCCTTCTTTCTCACCGGCACGAATCCCTTGCGGGCAGCATAGGCCACCGGCACTCCGAAGATAAATCCTCTGGACTCCGGTCCCACTACCACGTCATAGTCCACACCCTCCAGTGTTTTCAAAAGGCCGTCCACAGCCAGATGAAGTCCGTCGGGATCCTGCAGGATCGTGGTAATGTCCCTGAAAATAATCCCCGGCTCCGGAAAATCCGGAATGCTTCTTACATACTCTTCAAGTTTTTTCATGGTCTGTTTCCTCCCTGTATCTGTTATTTTATATTACATCAACTGTTTTATCATTCCTCTTTGCAGAGCAGGCGCCTCTCTCCTATGCCTGCTGTTTCGTTTTTTCCAGGCTGTCCTCCTGAACGGCGAGCCTTTGTCTGTACACGGCTATGGCCCTCCTCATGGCATCCTGCCCCGGCGCTCCGGCAGTCACCCTTCTCCTTACGCAGTTTTCCATACTGATGGCGCTGTAGACATCCTCCTCAAACACAGGGCTTACCTTCCTGTATTCCTCCAGAGGCAGTTCATCCAGGGAGCATCCTCTCTCAATGCATAAAAGCACCAGACGCCCGATAATCCCGTGGGCATCCCGGAAGGGAACGCCTCTGTTCACCAGATAGTCCGCAGCGTCTGTGGCGTTGGTAAAGCCGTTCTTTGCACTCTGCTCCATCACATCTTTTCTGAATGACATGGAAGAAATCATGCCTGTAAACAGAGCCAGACTTCCCTTTACCGTGTCGATGGCGTCAAAGGTCAGCTCCTTGTCCTCCTGCATATCCTTGTTGTACGCAAGGGGAAGCCCCTTCATCGTTGTGAGAAGACTCACCAGGGCACCGTACACGCGCCCCGTTTTTCCGCGGATCAGCTCCGCAATGTCGGGATTCTTCTTCTGGGGCATAATGCTGCTTCCCGTACTGTAGGAGTCGTCCAGCTCCACAAACCGGTACTCGTTTGTATTCCAGATAATGATCTCCTCACAGAACCGGCTCAGATGCATGGAAATGACAGAAAGCGCGCTTAACAGTTCGATGAGGTAATCTCTGTCAGACACAGAATCCATGCTGTTTAAGGTTGCCCCGTAAAAGCCCAGCAGAGAAGCCGTGTATTCCCGTTCCAGGGGATAGGTGGTTCCCGCCAGAGCACCTGCACCGAGGGGGCAGTAGTTCATCCTCTCCCGGATGTCATGAAGCCTTGACAGATCCCGGAAAAACATCTCCGCATAGGCTCCCAGATGGTGAGCCAGGGTGATGGGCTGGGCCTTCTGGAGATGGGTAAAGCCCGGCATGTAAGTATCCAGATTTTTCTCCATCATATCTACAAGCACCTTTAAAAGTCCCCGCACAAGGCTGTCCAGCTCGTCAATCTCATCTCTTGTGTAGAGCTTCATATCAAGGGCCACCTGATCATTCCTGCTGCGCCCCGTGTGAAGCCGCTTTCCCGCCTCTCCAATCCGTTCAGTCAGCTGACTCTCCACAAAGGAATGGATATCCTCGTACTCCGGCGTAACCGTAAGGGTTCCACTCTCCAGATCCCTCAAAATTCCCTGCAGCCCCTCTGTGATCGCTTCTCTGTCCTCTTCTGAAATGATTTCCTGCCGGGCTAACATCGTCACATGGGCGATGCTCCCCTCAATGTCCTGACGGTACAATTTCTGATCAAAGGAAATAGATGCATTAAAGTTGTGCACCAGCTGGTTTTCTTCCTTCGTAAAACGGCCTCCCCATAATTTCATGGCAATTCTCTCCTTTATCCCTGCTCCTGGGCCTCTGCGCCCTCCTGCGAATGTTTCTCTGTATTTGTCTGTCCCTCTCTCTGCAAAGCTGAGAGCTGGCTTTCTTTTTCCTGCCGCTGCCCAGATTTCTGGCTTCTGGCCCTTTCTCTTCTTTTTCTGTCGTACATCTGCTTTCTCTCGCGCTGCTTTCTGGCATGGGAAATGCCAAAGGCAGCAGCCAGAACGGCCAGGGAGCCGAGGGAAATTGCAGCCCCCATTTTAAGTCCCTGGGGCATATAATGCATCTCAATCACATGGCTTCCGGGGGACAGCTCAATTCCCATAAACGCGTCAAACAGCTTTTTGGCAGTTTTTTTCTCGCCGTCCACAGTTATGCTCCATCCCTCGTCATAGGGGATAGACAGAAACAGCGTTCCTCCCGCCTCCGTCTCCACGCTTCCCTTGAGTCTGCTGTCCTCCCAGACAGTCAGTTCAAGGGGACTCTGGGCCAGCTTTCTGTAGACATGCTCCAGGGCAGCCTCATTGTAGCGGTACAGGCGGATTCCCAGATCCTCACTTCCCTCCTCATTCTGGAAGGTCAGCGTCTGGCCTTCATCTACAAGTCCCACTTCAATCAGATAGCCTCTGTTTACATTGTCAAAGGTCTGTTCTTTCTCTCCTTTTTTCAGAGACACCTCTTTCACCTGTCTGTTGGAGACGTAAGCATAGTACTCTCCCGGCTCCTCCGGTGTATAGATTAAACTGGGCCCGCTGCCGAGCCCGCCAACTTCCATAAGCACATCCGGCGCGTCAAACAGACCGCACAGGGAATTCTGCACATCAGCGGGATTTACCATGTCAAGCTGCCACTCATTTTCCATGATATCCGGGATCAGAAATCCCAGAGGCAGGGTATACCGGTTGGCGTACAGGTACACGCCTCTGTAATCCTGAATATACTCCACCCGGGGATTTCTCTGCTCCTCCGGATAAAATGCATATTTCACCGACAGAAGGCAGTCCACCAGAGGCGTGCTTCCCGTAATGCTGTAGGCATTCGTGGAGGCCTCGCAGCCCATGTGCCTCATGAAATCCGTCACATCCGCGCTGGCCACCGAGGAAAACAGAGAGACTGAAGGAAAGTGCATCCACGCACCGTCGTTTTTCGTCCTCTGATCCGTCTTTTCAACTCTGTAAAATCCCTCCTGCCCCTTAAGACTGTCAGCCAGAATCTCAACCGCCTCATTGTCCTGCGTGTACGCAGTTCTGCTGGTAGTGGTGACGCTGGTGCAGGTCGTATTGACCGCCGCCTCCACACTGACTGTAAGAAGAGCCAGAAGCATAATCAGGGCCTGTCTGCCCCGCCATCTCTGGCCGCATCTCTCCCTGCTGCTCCTGTAGAGGAAAATCAGCCCTGTGTAGAGCGCCAGGAAAAAGATCGCCCCGTAAAATACGGCAAAGTGGTAGGCCTCGTCCCCTTCCATGAATTTCTGTGCCAGGAGGACAAAGGACGCGGAGCCCCAGAAGGCCACGGACACGCTCCTGGAAGAAATTCCTTCCAGATTGGTATAGGCCCTGCAGCAGACAGTCAGCATCAGCGCAATGTAGATAAAGGACTGTCTTGCAGGAAGGCTGTTGGGATAGTGAAAGCCATGCCAGATAAAATTCAGCACATTGATGGAAAAGCTGGCAAGGAAAAACAGCAGAAGCGTACAGTAAACTGCCTTTTCCTTAAGTTCAATTTTCCTGCAGGCCAGATACAGCAGAAAAAACATAAGCACAGCCACGCCGCAGTAGATGTTCGGCCAGTGATTAAGACCGATTTCCACCTGTACATTCCCGATATGGCGGGCCAGCATATCCAGGATGGAGAAGTAGCTCTCCGCCGTTTCCGGAAAGCTCATCTCTCCTGAGGCAGTGCTCTGCAGAGCATAAATTTCAGGCAGAAGCACAAAGGCTGCCAGTCCTCCGGCCAGCAGGGAATACCCGGCAAACAGTCCGATGGTCTTCCCCCATCCGTCCCTGAAGCTGTCCCAGTCGAGAACCGCCAGGGCAATAAAATACAGCACCATGAAAATACAGATCATGATGGAAATATAGTAGTTGGACAGAATCGAAAGTCCCAGGGCCACGCAGTAGAGAAGCCCTTTTTTTTCACTGACCAGTCTCTCAAGCCCCAGCAGGATCACCGGAAACAGCACAATGCAGTCCAGCCACATGA is part of the Clostridium sp. M62/1 genome and harbors:
- a CDS encoding RelA/SpoT family protein, producing MEKMDQMKKLDRELEQPADFTSPEELYQDLIVSIQRYHPSDDISMVEKAYRLAFEAHKDQKRKSGEPYIIHPLCVAIILADLELDKETIVAGILHDVVEDTVMTTDGLAREFGAEVALLVDGVTKLTNISWDKDKVEMQAENLRKMFLAMAKDIRVILVKLADRLHNMRTLQYMKPEKQREKARETMDIYAPIADRLGISRIKTELDDLALKYLEPEVYYELSEKISLRKDAREAFVKGIVDEVKSHMDDAGIECKVDGRVKHFFSIYKKMVKQNKTLDQIYDLFAVRIIVDTVKDCYAALGVIHELYKPIPGRFKDYIAMPKINNYQSLHTTLIGSSGQPFEIQIRTYEMHRVAEYGIAAHWKYKESGSTKAAMDSAEEKLSWLRQILEWQKDMSDNKEFLDSLKSDLDLFSDSVFCFTPSGDVKNLPSGSTPIDFAYSIHSAVGNKMVGAKVNGMLVNIDYEIKNGDRIEILTSQNSKGPSRDWLKIVKSTQAKNKINQWFKAELKEDNIIRGRDMIDKYCRNKGINYSEINKPEFMEKVMKRYAFKDWDSVLASIGHGGLKEGQVINKMLEARTKKLEKEKTDATILDSIGDGNKVPVIAPGKSKSGIVVKGIDDLAVRFSKCCSPVPGDEIVGFVTRGRGISIHRTDCINVINLPEDEKARLIEAEWQQPVGNETGKERYTTEIKIFANNRIGMFVDLSKVFTERQIDIKSMNVRTSKQGKATIMMTFDIHGIEELNKLADKLRQIEGVIDIERTAG
- a CDS encoding YfhO family protein — protein: MREDEIAGISREFDRVLNQVAAGADREPGQNEERAAERKDTGPDREEGRVDEMEPAGIKEAAASQRRVRKPENGTEDRLRPGRGQREGQKAAVLGARERYPERSRKQEEDRPGLLRARDCYAAAFLIPVIIMIIIFAQRGIFPFGEQSFLRTDMYHQYAPFFSEFKHKLSQGGSLLYSWNIGLGVNFAALYAYYLASPLNWLIIFCPKEFIIEFMTGSIVLKIGLAGLAFTWYLRKHCRTSDFGTCFFGIFYALSGYMAAYSWNIMWLDCIVLFPVILLGLERLVSEKKGLLYCVALGLSILSNYYISIMICIFMVLYFIALAVLDWDSFRDGWGKTIGLFAGYSLLAGGLAAFVLLPEIYALQSTASGEMSFPETAESYFSILDMLARHIGNVQVEIGLNHWPNIYCGVAVLMFFLLYLACRKIELKEKAVYCTLLLFFLASFSINVLNFIWHGFHYPNSLPARQSFIYIALMLTVCCRAYTNLEGISSRSVSVAFWGSASFVLLAQKFMEGDEAYHFAVFYGAIFFLALYTGLIFLYRSSRERCGQRWRGRQALIMLLALLTVSVEAAVNTTCTSVTTTSRTAYTQDNEAVEILADSLKGQEGFYRVEKTDQRTKNDGAWMHFPSVSLFSSVASADVTDFMRHMGCEASTNAYSITGSTPLVDCLLSVKYAFYPEEQRNPRVEYIQDYRGVYLYANRYTLPLGFLIPDIMENEWQLDMVNPADVQNSLCGLFDAPDVLMEVGGLGSGPSLIYTPEEPGEYYAYVSNRQVKEVSLKKGEKEQTFDNVNRGYLIEVGLVDEGQTLTFQNEEGSEDLGIRLYRYNEAALEHVYRKLAQSPLELTVWEDSRLKGSVETEAGGTLFLSIPYDEGWSITVDGEKKTAKKLFDAFMGIELSPGSHVIEMHYMPQGLKMGAAISLGSLAVLAAAFGISHARKQRERKQMYDRKRRERARSQKSGQRQEKESQLSALQREGQTNTEKHSQEGAEAQEQG
- the argH gene encoding argininosuccinate lyase, with the protein product MKLWGGRFTKEENQLVHNFNASISFDQKLYRQDIEGSIAHVTMLARQEIISEEDREAITEGLQGILRDLESGTLTVTPEYEDIHSFVESQLTERIGEAGKRLHTGRSRNDQVALDMKLYTRDEIDELDSLVRGLLKVLVDMMEKNLDTYMPGFTHLQKAQPITLAHHLGAYAEMFFRDLSRLHDIRERMNYCPLGAGALAGTTYPLEREYTASLLGFYGATLNSMDSVSDRDYLIELLSALSVISMHLSRFCEEIIIWNTNEYRFVELDDSYSTGSSIMPQKKNPDIAELIRGKTGRVYGALVSLLTTMKGLPLAYNKDMQEDKELTFDAIDTVKGSLALFTGMISSMSFRKDVMEQSAKNGFTNATDAADYLVNRGVPFRDAHGIIGRLVLLCIERGCSLDELPLEEYRKVSPVFEEDVYSAISMENCVRRRVTAGAPGQDAMRRAIAVYRQRLAVQEDSLEKTKQQA
- a CDS encoding MBL fold metallo-hydrolase translates to MQIKKLTVGYVQTNCYIVSNEETREAVVIDPGDQGELIAEALKRDSLQTKAILLTHGHSDHIGGLEAVKKATGAKVYALDQERELLADENLNLSKSLLGTIIREEADVWLRDGEKFSMIGYEFQVIGTPGHTTGSCCYYVESEKALFAGDTLFEGSYGRVDLPGGSSVQLLHSVLDKLFELPDDVNVYPGHLGYTTIGDEKKYNPLAPYKGKLLE
- a CDS encoding D-2-hydroxyacid dehydrogenase; amino-acid sequence: MGEQRRTERRILVTLPVTEGHKRRLAEAAAGAELLCERDMEKIRELIETVDGVIGNLPPELLKRNRNLGWVQLSSAGTDGYTKEGVLPVDTVLTNATGAYGLAISEHMVGMVLSLLKKFPKYLENQRQHLWKDEGMVRSVYGSRVLIVGLGDIGMEFAVRMKAFGSYIVGIRRTIHEKPDCVDELYTMDALKEELGKADIVASCLPGTEATRGLFGSAMLHSMKRGAVFLNVGRGTAVDTDALAEALREGYLLGAGVDVTEPEPLPPESPLWDCENVIITPHVSGGFHLEYTLDRIVEISCRNLRAYLGEGEYVSPVDRSTGYKRADAGIKWAPFQGISHQSE
- a CDS encoding adenine phosphoribosyltransferase is translated as MKKLEEYVRSIPDFPEPGIIFRDITTILQDPDGLHLAVDGLLKTLEGVDYDVVVGPESRGFIFGVPVAYAARKGFVPVRKKGKLPCKTVSMAYDLEYGSAEIEMHEDSIRPGQKVVIIDDLIATGGTMEAICKLIESLGGEVVRICFVMELAGLEGRKKLEKYQVESLIVYEGK